Proteins from a genomic interval of Xylocopa sonorina isolate GNS202 chromosome 4, iyXylSono1_principal, whole genome shotgun sequence:
- the LOC143423181 gene encoding uncharacterized protein LOC143423181 isoform X1, with translation MAWLGEGLSSLSHLKGQLTNFTKEVLSEGIVEEIDERSVELKEANQKCVELQEILNSKDAEISLLRRQNCELQKAVVELNVKPNDTNDCHQDDEGEVFFWDPPAAKSRNPKSQNHVRQLQEQLVQTTVRMNALEAELKRVQKVNSSSLKDELVDGHQKAEFVRAKQDMVNRIIQLEEKTREAERNTKRVQPDEAALINDFRTVLSKLNSLEKLDLVRGALKALETENEKYSETSKGEKSDFDEKFKRHSNVGHESVALKPNPDANAENHVRHDGFVEATSNREAELHKKIEELQEENKRLFASVEQLDQQHEESIEKLLSLKEEIEKKHQCLQIAYERLYVDYNQAQDKVAELEGKLAESDARTQAETVSRSVETDDLESVDKHVQTSEPETTEKEVDGSVVEELVDRVKNILKSTPVEQVQGETIFESLAKQYVEMRWKKDVVEKWVTELTRELKEATEIKEDLQMECNEKQAHIDTLLQEVEDLKLNLPSIPEANEERVASLESETESLHEEVKRLQAENAALRKKNALRKKNATLRGAGLNEARLKNQNHAVVASRNKKSARLENIPEDIEDTFNSMESMNRRLHASLDENNELRKKINALENADKETREQLRTTLEKCKNLDENIQFIEELKLNLEKVKVELEASTLNVKELSLKNEQLEVEISQLREDNSKAESNEALRDLEAQLSKAMQEKDDLEYDILNMRKELNEALNRIDMEENYISRLTQENESLTKEKNSLFEQLTAIQDESNDKIDLVSTEKSLLEQEHVELQEKVVSNEKELNEIRERLRETEERYKKLENEFLSMITRTEKLQLENENLQNEIKKHQDLKNELEISKLTEKLNSMQNDYAQLVNEVETLRLKEQELIKVEESFTAIVEENKTLKNEQNAVQDNTRKLERDVACLQAEKKELLNRLNENICDNEKQQILAVLEERTRENDALKSDNHRLMTEIINSKKKLEEIVESNTESADMAKQTIESLSHLVHERDEEIKSLKNAVQLAKSDAETSGQLATLKNERDELVKLVTIKHNESLQYHSEIQRLTLLLNERTSQVQSLLAEKDVNLSELKEKDAQLLWTKNELQAVQQRLRNAEESQNGETCGIVEHSTQTAEISILTEKCNALEAALIQEQSNNRMLQNQLGESQNKEANAAKELERLRAHLVEMESSYTEDALLAEEARKELEAKLQQAEEKVKSSSTAYTSANIRANQQVETLQQQMALIVQQRDDIQSKLSAAEDKILSQGASLTNLQIVLEQFQRDKERDIITATARIQAKLNESYAKKEQLSNEITNLKEQLAEAKECLQAASRLSEQLDKKTERIEQLTQEVDRLTNLVNTADRRIEEAKQSGEGKVDKTLIKNLLLGYLSSSAADKSSVLRVFSTVLDFNDTERDKAGINNAAAQNSWFSRLSAVSTVPNKDQEASLSAAFVRFLENESKPKPQLPALPIQTSSLSRPGHSRQHSTSSTQSTSLLSNVNLPTFPDFIPARNTGSILKEVLKDS, from the exons AACGATTGTCATCAGGATGACGAGGGCGAAGTGTTTTTTTGGGACCCACCGGCCGCGAAGAGTCGAAACCCGAAAAGCCAAAATCACGTTCGACAATTGCAAGAACAATTGGTACAAACCACCGTGAGAATGAACGCCTTAGAAGCCGAACTTAAACGAGTTCAAAAG GTAAACAGTTCCTCGTTGAAAGATGAACTCGTGGATGGACACCAAAAAGCAGAATTCGTGAGGGCCAAGCAGGACATGGTAAACCGCATAATACAATTGGAAGAAAAG ACTCGAGAGGCCGAGAGGAACACGAAACGCGTGCAACCGGACGAAGCGGCGTTGATCAACGATTTCCGTACGGTACTGTCCAAATTGAACTCCCTCGAGAAGCTGGATTTAGTCCGGGGCGCTCTGAAAGCGCTGGAAACCGAGAACGAGAAATACAGCGAGACGAGCAAGGGGGAAAAGTCCGACTTCGACGAGAAATTTAAGAGGCACAGCAACGTCGGCCACGAGTCCGTCGCGTTGAAGCCTAATCCCGATGCGAACGCAGAGAACCACGTACGACACGATGGATTCGTCGAGGCCACGAGCAACAGGGAAGCGGAGTTGCACAAGAAGATCGAGGAGCTACAGGAAGAGAACAAAAGACTGTTTGCTAGCGTCGAACAGTTGGATCAACAGCACGAGGAGTCGATAG AAAAGCTACTGTCTCTCAAAGAAGAGATCGAGAAGAAACACCAGTGCCTTCAAATCGCTTACGAGCGACTATACGTAGATTACAACCAGGCCCAGGATAAGGTCGCGGAGTTGGAAGGTAAACTAGCGGAGTCCGACGCGCGGACACAAGCGGAAACCGTGTCTCGTTCCGTGGAGACCGACGATTTAGAAAGCGTGGACAAGCACGTACAGACGAGCGAGCCAGAAACGACCGAGAAGGAAGTCGACGGGAGTGTCGTGGAGGAATTAGTCGACAGGGTGAAAAATATTCTGAAGAGTACACCAGTGGAGCAGGTGCAGGGCGAGACGATCTTCGAGTCGTTGGCGAAGCAGTACGTCGAGATGAGATGGAAGAAGGACGTGGTGGAGAAGTGGGTGACTGAGCTCACCAGAGAACTGAAGGAGGCGACAGAGATCAAGGAGGATTTGCAGATGGAGTGTAACGAGAAACAGGCGCACATCGACACGCTGTTACAGGAAGTCGAGGATCTGAAATTAAACTTGCCGTCCATACCAGAGGCGAACGAGGAACGGGTCGCCTCGTTGGAGTCGGAGACCGAATCGTTGCACGAGGAAGTGAAGCGTCTTCAAGCGGAGAACGCCGCGCTGCGCAAGAAGAACGCGTTGCGAAAGAAGAACGCGACGCTGCGGGGTGCTGGTCTCAACGAGGCTCGTTTGAAGAACCAGAACCACGCGGTGGTCGCGTCGCGGAACAAGAAGTCCGCTAGATTGGAGAACATCCCGGAGGACATCGAGGACACGTTCAATTCGATGGAGAGTATGAACAGAAGGCTGCACGCGAGTCTGGACGAGAACAACGAGCTACGGAAGAAGATCAACGCGCTGGAGAACGCGGACAAAGAGACGCGTGAGCAGCTAAGAACGACCTTGGAGAAGTGTAAGAACTTGGACGAGAATATTCAATTTATCGAGGAGTTGAAACTCAACTTGGAGAAAGTCAAAGTGGAATTAGAAGCATCCACTTTGAACGTGAAAGAGCTGTCTTTGAAAAATGAACAGTTGGAGGTGGAGATTTCGCAGTTACGCGAGGATAATTCCAAGGCAGAGAGTAATGAAGCATTAAGGGATCTTGAAGCACAGCTAAGCAAAGCTATGCAGGAAAAAGACGACTTGGAGTACGATATCTTGAACATGAGAAAAGAATTGAACGAGGCGTTGAATCGGATAGACATGGAAGAGAATTACATATCGAGGCTGACTCAGGAGAATGAGAGTTTAACTAAGGAGAAGAACTCTCTGTTCGAACAGCTGACTGCCATTCAGGACGAATCCAATGATAAAATAGATCTGGTAAGTACGGAGAAATCGTTGTTGGAGCAAGAACACGTAGAGCTACAAGAGAAGGTGGTGAGCAATGAGAAAGAAttaaatgaaattagagaacgtTTACGAGAGACGGAGGAGAGATACAAGAAATTAGAAAATGAATTTTTGTCGATGATCACAAGGACTGAGAAGCTTCAATTAGAAAATGAAAATCTGCAGAACGAAATAAAGAAACATCAAGATCTAAAGAACGAATTAGAAATTAGTAAACTAACCGAAAAATTAAATTCCATGCAGAATGATTACGCTCAATTAGTGAACGAAGTGGAAACGTTACGTCTGAAGGAGCAGGAGTTGATAAAGGTAGAAGAAAGCTTTACGGCGATTGtagaagaaaataaaactttGAAGAACGAACAGAATGCTGTTCAAGATAATACTAGAAAATTAGAACGCGACGTAGCGTGTCTCCAAGCAGAGAAGAAGGAATTATTAAATCGTTTAAATGAGAATATCTGTGATAACGAAAAGCAACAAATTTTAGCTGTCCTAGAAGAGAGAACGCGGGAGAATGATGCCTTGAAGAGCGACAACCATAGACTGATGACAGAAATCATCAATTCGAAGAAGAAGCTAGAAGAGATCGTTGAGAGTAACACAGAATCAGCTGATATGGCGAAACAAACGATCGAAAGCTTATCTCACCTCGTCCACGAAAGGGACGAGGAAATCAAGAGCCTGAAAAACGCGGTTCAACTAGCCAAGAGCGATGCAGAAACGTCGGGACAGTTGGCAACCTTGAAGAACGAGAGGGACGAGCTCGTGAAGCTTGTTACCATCAAGCACAATGAGAGTCTGCAATATCACAGCGAAATCCAAAGATTAACGCTTCTATTAAACGAACGGACATCGCAGGTTCAAAGCTTATTAGCGGAAAAAGATGTGAATCTGTCCGAATTGAAGGAGAAAGACGCGCAACTTCTGTGGACGAAGAACGAATTGCAAGCGGTTCAGCAACGTTTAAGGAACGCCGAAGAGTCGCAGAACGGCGAAACATGCGGGATTGTGGAGCACTCGACGCAGACGGCGGAGATCTCGATCCTCACGGAAAAGTGCAACGCATTGGAAGCTGCTCTGATTCAAGAGCAATCGAACAACCGAATGCTACAGAATCAACTTGGCGAGAGTCAGAACAAAGAGGCGAATGCGGCGAAGGAGTTGGAGAGGCTACGAGCGCACTTGGTCGAGATGGAATCCAGCTACACCGAGGATGCTCTGCTCGCTGAAGAAGCCCGGAAAGAATTGGAGGCGAAGTTGCAGCAAGCTGAGGAGAAAGTGAAGAGCAGTTCGACCGCGTACACGTCCGCTAATATAAGGGCTAATCAACAAGTGGAAACGTTGCAACAGCAAATGGCGCTGATCGTTCAACAGAGGGATGATATACAGAGCAAGCTGTCCGCTGCTGAGGATAAAATTCTTTCGCAAGGCGCGTCCTTAACTAATTTACAGATTGTGTTGGAACAATTCCAGCGAG ACAAGGAGAGAGATATAATCACGGCAACGGCAAGAATTCAAGCGAAACTAAACGAATCTTATGCAAAGAAAGAACAATTGTCCAATGAAATTACGAATCTTAAG GAACAATTAGCTGAAGCTAAAGAATGCTTACAAGCGGCATCCCGATTAAGCGAACAGCTTGATAAAAAAACAGAGCGTATTGAACAACTGACCCAAGAAG TGGATCGATTGACGAACCTTGTAAACACTGCCGACCGCAGAATAGAAGAAGCAAAGCAAAGTGGAGAGGGAAAAGTTGATAA AACCCTTATTAAGAATCTTTTATTGGGTTACCTGTCTTCATCAGCAGCAGATAAATCATCAGTGTTGAGGGTATTCTCCACGGTTCTGGATTTCAACGACACGGAGAGAGATAAAGCTGGAATAAACAATGCAGCCGCTCAGAACAGTTGGTTTTCACGTTTAAGTGCCGTGTCTACGGTTCCTAACAAG GACCAGGAAGCGTCCTTGTCAGCAGCATTCGTCAGATTTCTAGAGAATGAATCTAAGCCTAAGCCACAGTTACCTGCTCTACCAATACAAACATCG TCTTTATCACGACCTGGCCACAGTAGACAACATTCTACGTCATCGACACAGTCTACGTCGTTACTTTCCAATGTCAACTTGCCAACATTCCCAGACTTTATTCCAGCCAGAAATACAGGATCTATTTTAAAGGAAGTATTAAAGGACAGCTGA
- the LOC143423181 gene encoding uncharacterized protein LOC143423181 isoform X2 yields MNALEAELKRVQKVNSSSLKDELVDGHQKAEFVRAKQDMVNRIIQLEEKTREAERNTKRVQPDEAALINDFRTVLSKLNSLEKLDLVRGALKALETENEKYSETSKGEKSDFDEKFKRHSNVGHESVALKPNPDANAENHVRHDGFVEATSNREAELHKKIEELQEENKRLFASVEQLDQQHEESIEKLLSLKEEIEKKHQCLQIAYERLYVDYNQAQDKVAELEGKLAESDARTQAETVSRSVETDDLESVDKHVQTSEPETTEKEVDGSVVEELVDRVKNILKSTPVEQVQGETIFESLAKQYVEMRWKKDVVEKWVTELTRELKEATEIKEDLQMECNEKQAHIDTLLQEVEDLKLNLPSIPEANEERVASLESETESLHEEVKRLQAENAALRKKNALRKKNATLRGAGLNEARLKNQNHAVVASRNKKSARLENIPEDIEDTFNSMESMNRRLHASLDENNELRKKINALENADKETREQLRTTLEKCKNLDENIQFIEELKLNLEKVKVELEASTLNVKELSLKNEQLEVEISQLREDNSKAESNEALRDLEAQLSKAMQEKDDLEYDILNMRKELNEALNRIDMEENYISRLTQENESLTKEKNSLFEQLTAIQDESNDKIDLVSTEKSLLEQEHVELQEKVVSNEKELNEIRERLRETEERYKKLENEFLSMITRTEKLQLENENLQNEIKKHQDLKNELEISKLTEKLNSMQNDYAQLVNEVETLRLKEQELIKVEESFTAIVEENKTLKNEQNAVQDNTRKLERDVACLQAEKKELLNRLNENICDNEKQQILAVLEERTRENDALKSDNHRLMTEIINSKKKLEEIVESNTESADMAKQTIESLSHLVHERDEEIKSLKNAVQLAKSDAETSGQLATLKNERDELVKLVTIKHNESLQYHSEIQRLTLLLNERTSQVQSLLAEKDVNLSELKEKDAQLLWTKNELQAVQQRLRNAEESQNGETCGIVEHSTQTAEISILTEKCNALEAALIQEQSNNRMLQNQLGESQNKEANAAKELERLRAHLVEMESSYTEDALLAEEARKELEAKLQQAEEKVKSSSTAYTSANIRANQQVETLQQQMALIVQQRDDIQSKLSAAEDKILSQGASLTNLQIVLEQFQRDKERDIITATARIQAKLNESYAKKEQLSNEITNLKEQLAEAKECLQAASRLSEQLDKKTERIEQLTQEVDRLTNLVNTADRRIEEAKQSGEGKVDKTLIKNLLLGYLSSSAADKSSVLRVFSTVLDFNDTERDKAGINNAAAQNSWFSRLSAVSTVPNKDQEASLSAAFVRFLENESKPKPQLPALPIQTSSLSRPGHSRQHSTSSTQSTSLLSNVNLPTFPDFIPARNTGSILKEVLKDS; encoded by the exons ATGAACGCCTTAGAAGCCGAACTTAAACGAGTTCAAAAG GTAAACAGTTCCTCGTTGAAAGATGAACTCGTGGATGGACACCAAAAAGCAGAATTCGTGAGGGCCAAGCAGGACATGGTAAACCGCATAATACAATTGGAAGAAAAG ACTCGAGAGGCCGAGAGGAACACGAAACGCGTGCAACCGGACGAAGCGGCGTTGATCAACGATTTCCGTACGGTACTGTCCAAATTGAACTCCCTCGAGAAGCTGGATTTAGTCCGGGGCGCTCTGAAAGCGCTGGAAACCGAGAACGAGAAATACAGCGAGACGAGCAAGGGGGAAAAGTCCGACTTCGACGAGAAATTTAAGAGGCACAGCAACGTCGGCCACGAGTCCGTCGCGTTGAAGCCTAATCCCGATGCGAACGCAGAGAACCACGTACGACACGATGGATTCGTCGAGGCCACGAGCAACAGGGAAGCGGAGTTGCACAAGAAGATCGAGGAGCTACAGGAAGAGAACAAAAGACTGTTTGCTAGCGTCGAACAGTTGGATCAACAGCACGAGGAGTCGATAG AAAAGCTACTGTCTCTCAAAGAAGAGATCGAGAAGAAACACCAGTGCCTTCAAATCGCTTACGAGCGACTATACGTAGATTACAACCAGGCCCAGGATAAGGTCGCGGAGTTGGAAGGTAAACTAGCGGAGTCCGACGCGCGGACACAAGCGGAAACCGTGTCTCGTTCCGTGGAGACCGACGATTTAGAAAGCGTGGACAAGCACGTACAGACGAGCGAGCCAGAAACGACCGAGAAGGAAGTCGACGGGAGTGTCGTGGAGGAATTAGTCGACAGGGTGAAAAATATTCTGAAGAGTACACCAGTGGAGCAGGTGCAGGGCGAGACGATCTTCGAGTCGTTGGCGAAGCAGTACGTCGAGATGAGATGGAAGAAGGACGTGGTGGAGAAGTGGGTGACTGAGCTCACCAGAGAACTGAAGGAGGCGACAGAGATCAAGGAGGATTTGCAGATGGAGTGTAACGAGAAACAGGCGCACATCGACACGCTGTTACAGGAAGTCGAGGATCTGAAATTAAACTTGCCGTCCATACCAGAGGCGAACGAGGAACGGGTCGCCTCGTTGGAGTCGGAGACCGAATCGTTGCACGAGGAAGTGAAGCGTCTTCAAGCGGAGAACGCCGCGCTGCGCAAGAAGAACGCGTTGCGAAAGAAGAACGCGACGCTGCGGGGTGCTGGTCTCAACGAGGCTCGTTTGAAGAACCAGAACCACGCGGTGGTCGCGTCGCGGAACAAGAAGTCCGCTAGATTGGAGAACATCCCGGAGGACATCGAGGACACGTTCAATTCGATGGAGAGTATGAACAGAAGGCTGCACGCGAGTCTGGACGAGAACAACGAGCTACGGAAGAAGATCAACGCGCTGGAGAACGCGGACAAAGAGACGCGTGAGCAGCTAAGAACGACCTTGGAGAAGTGTAAGAACTTGGACGAGAATATTCAATTTATCGAGGAGTTGAAACTCAACTTGGAGAAAGTCAAAGTGGAATTAGAAGCATCCACTTTGAACGTGAAAGAGCTGTCTTTGAAAAATGAACAGTTGGAGGTGGAGATTTCGCAGTTACGCGAGGATAATTCCAAGGCAGAGAGTAATGAAGCATTAAGGGATCTTGAAGCACAGCTAAGCAAAGCTATGCAGGAAAAAGACGACTTGGAGTACGATATCTTGAACATGAGAAAAGAATTGAACGAGGCGTTGAATCGGATAGACATGGAAGAGAATTACATATCGAGGCTGACTCAGGAGAATGAGAGTTTAACTAAGGAGAAGAACTCTCTGTTCGAACAGCTGACTGCCATTCAGGACGAATCCAATGATAAAATAGATCTGGTAAGTACGGAGAAATCGTTGTTGGAGCAAGAACACGTAGAGCTACAAGAGAAGGTGGTGAGCAATGAGAAAGAAttaaatgaaattagagaacgtTTACGAGAGACGGAGGAGAGATACAAGAAATTAGAAAATGAATTTTTGTCGATGATCACAAGGACTGAGAAGCTTCAATTAGAAAATGAAAATCTGCAGAACGAAATAAAGAAACATCAAGATCTAAAGAACGAATTAGAAATTAGTAAACTAACCGAAAAATTAAATTCCATGCAGAATGATTACGCTCAATTAGTGAACGAAGTGGAAACGTTACGTCTGAAGGAGCAGGAGTTGATAAAGGTAGAAGAAAGCTTTACGGCGATTGtagaagaaaataaaactttGAAGAACGAACAGAATGCTGTTCAAGATAATACTAGAAAATTAGAACGCGACGTAGCGTGTCTCCAAGCAGAGAAGAAGGAATTATTAAATCGTTTAAATGAGAATATCTGTGATAACGAAAAGCAACAAATTTTAGCTGTCCTAGAAGAGAGAACGCGGGAGAATGATGCCTTGAAGAGCGACAACCATAGACTGATGACAGAAATCATCAATTCGAAGAAGAAGCTAGAAGAGATCGTTGAGAGTAACACAGAATCAGCTGATATGGCGAAACAAACGATCGAAAGCTTATCTCACCTCGTCCACGAAAGGGACGAGGAAATCAAGAGCCTGAAAAACGCGGTTCAACTAGCCAAGAGCGATGCAGAAACGTCGGGACAGTTGGCAACCTTGAAGAACGAGAGGGACGAGCTCGTGAAGCTTGTTACCATCAAGCACAATGAGAGTCTGCAATATCACAGCGAAATCCAAAGATTAACGCTTCTATTAAACGAACGGACATCGCAGGTTCAAAGCTTATTAGCGGAAAAAGATGTGAATCTGTCCGAATTGAAGGAGAAAGACGCGCAACTTCTGTGGACGAAGAACGAATTGCAAGCGGTTCAGCAACGTTTAAGGAACGCCGAAGAGTCGCAGAACGGCGAAACATGCGGGATTGTGGAGCACTCGACGCAGACGGCGGAGATCTCGATCCTCACGGAAAAGTGCAACGCATTGGAAGCTGCTCTGATTCAAGAGCAATCGAACAACCGAATGCTACAGAATCAACTTGGCGAGAGTCAGAACAAAGAGGCGAATGCGGCGAAGGAGTTGGAGAGGCTACGAGCGCACTTGGTCGAGATGGAATCCAGCTACACCGAGGATGCTCTGCTCGCTGAAGAAGCCCGGAAAGAATTGGAGGCGAAGTTGCAGCAAGCTGAGGAGAAAGTGAAGAGCAGTTCGACCGCGTACACGTCCGCTAATATAAGGGCTAATCAACAAGTGGAAACGTTGCAACAGCAAATGGCGCTGATCGTTCAACAGAGGGATGATATACAGAGCAAGCTGTCCGCTGCTGAGGATAAAATTCTTTCGCAAGGCGCGTCCTTAACTAATTTACAGATTGTGTTGGAACAATTCCAGCGAG ACAAGGAGAGAGATATAATCACGGCAACGGCAAGAATTCAAGCGAAACTAAACGAATCTTATGCAAAGAAAGAACAATTGTCCAATGAAATTACGAATCTTAAG GAACAATTAGCTGAAGCTAAAGAATGCTTACAAGCGGCATCCCGATTAAGCGAACAGCTTGATAAAAAAACAGAGCGTATTGAACAACTGACCCAAGAAG TGGATCGATTGACGAACCTTGTAAACACTGCCGACCGCAGAATAGAAGAAGCAAAGCAAAGTGGAGAGGGAAAAGTTGATAA AACCCTTATTAAGAATCTTTTATTGGGTTACCTGTCTTCATCAGCAGCAGATAAATCATCAGTGTTGAGGGTATTCTCCACGGTTCTGGATTTCAACGACACGGAGAGAGATAAAGCTGGAATAAACAATGCAGCCGCTCAGAACAGTTGGTTTTCACGTTTAAGTGCCGTGTCTACGGTTCCTAACAAG GACCAGGAAGCGTCCTTGTCAGCAGCATTCGTCAGATTTCTAGAGAATGAATCTAAGCCTAAGCCACAGTTACCTGCTCTACCAATACAAACATCG TCTTTATCACGACCTGGCCACAGTAGACAACATTCTACGTCATCGACACAGTCTACGTCGTTACTTTCCAATGTCAACTTGCCAACATTCCCAGACTTTATTCCAGCCAGAAATACAGGATCTATTTTAAAGGAAGTATTAAAGGACAGCTGA